A single window of Planktothrix serta PCC 8927 DNA harbors:
- a CDS encoding glycoside hydrolase family 24 protein — protein MGISRRKDQLRRRKRLFWSVLLLFSLTFIGVRSCQGKSEFQPLIDQQVEAQWPPLIMRGGDPYIRALMRTISASESSYSDPYYVLYGGKYVSDLDRHPDQCIKIVTGPNKGKCSTAAGRYQMLKTTWEEKSERYHPKPAQFWFWLPYSFEPEYQDTVVYRWLLDDKFWGVNISQLLREDRLDEVLELLSGTWTSLGYGIEDNMITSDLPEIYNKILQNELNHENGELWVNQDSP, from the coding sequence ATGGGAATCTCTCGAAGAAAAGACCAACTTCGTCGTCGAAAGCGACTATTTTGGAGCGTTTTGCTGCTGTTCAGTTTAACCTTTATTGGAGTGAGAAGTTGTCAAGGAAAATCCGAATTTCAACCCTTAATTGATCAACAGGTGGAAGCACAATGGCCACCGTTAATTATGCGGGGTGGTGACCCCTATATTCGGGCTTTGATGCGAACCATTTCCGCCAGTGAATCCAGTTACTCTGACCCCTATTATGTTTTATATGGGGGCAAATATGTCTCGGATTTGGATCGTCATCCCGATCAGTGTATTAAGATTGTTACAGGCCCGAATAAAGGCAAATGTAGCACCGCCGCCGGACGCTATCAAATGTTAAAAACGACCTGGGAAGAAAAATCAGAACGCTATCATCCTAAACCCGCTCAATTTTGGTTTTGGCTTCCCTATAGTTTTGAACCAGAATATCAAGATACAGTAGTTTATCGCTGGTTATTAGATGATAAATTCTGGGGAGTCAATATTTCCCAATTATTACGCGAAGATAGACTCGATGAAGTGTTGGAATTATTATCAGGAACTTGGACAAGTTTAGGCTATGGAATTGAAGATAATATGATTACCAGTGACTTACCCGAAATTTATAATAAAATCTTACAAAATGAACTCAATCACGAAAATGGGGAATTGTGGGTTAATCAAGACTCTCCTTAA